One segment of Vagococcus martis DNA contains the following:
- the pflB gene encoding formate C-acetyltransferase: MGYWDGFKGSKWRTTVDVRDFIQANYTEYKGDDSFLEPAADSTEKLWTKLQELFEVQHEQNGVYDMDNNIPATVTSHEPGYLIKEEEKIVGLQTDVPLKQAFMPFGGINMANNALVSNGYEVDDEMTKIFSDWRKTHNQGVFDAYTPEMRAARKNKIITGLPDAYGRGRIIGDYRRLALYGIDFLIAEKKKDLSNVGNKVMTDDVIRLREEVSDQIKALVDIKEMATYYGFDISKPAKNAQEAIQWLYFGYLAAIKSQNGAAMSIGRISAFLDIYIQRDLENGVINEAEAQELIDHLIMKLRMVKFARTPEYNQLFSGYPIWATLSIAGMGIDGRSLVTKNDFRILHTLTNMGPSPEPNLTVLYSSHLPEGFRTYAAKIAKESSSIQFENDDLLRANWGSDDCAIACCVSATVMGKDMQFFGARANLAKAVLYAINGGVDEVTKAQVAPRFRPMTGDTLNYDEFITRYKDMLDWLAELYVNTLNVIHYMHDKYAYEAPQLAFMDTDLKRTFATGIAGISHAADSIMAIKHGNVQVIRDEDGLAVDYVPQNEFPTYGNDNEEADAMANWILDYFMTQIKRQHTYRNSTPTTSLLTITSNVVYGKATGNTPDGRRAGKPLAPGANPSYQDGKFLGEKNGLLASLNSTARLAYTSALDGISNTQTINPNGLGKDDDTRINNLRNVMDGYFDRGGYHLNVNVFTTDLLLDAQAHPEKYPNLTIRVSGYAVKFRDLTPEQQADVISRTAHDRM; this comes from the coding sequence ATGGGATACTGGGACGGATTTAAAGGTAGTAAATGGCGCACAACTGTGGATGTTAGAGATTTTATTCAAGCAAACTACACAGAATACAAAGGTGACGACAGTTTCTTAGAGCCAGCTGCTGACAGCACAGAAAAATTATGGACAAAACTACAAGAATTATTTGAAGTTCAACACGAACAAAATGGTGTTTATGACATGGATAATAACATCCCTGCTACAGTAACATCACATGAACCTGGTTACTTAATTAAAGAAGAAGAAAAAATCGTTGGGTTACAAACTGATGTTCCATTGAAACAAGCATTCATGCCATTTGGTGGTATTAACATGGCAAACAACGCTTTAGTATCAAATGGATACGAAGTTGATGATGAAATGACTAAAATCTTTTCTGACTGGAGAAAAACTCATAACCAAGGTGTATTTGATGCTTACACTCCAGAAATGAGAGCCGCTCGTAAAAATAAAATTATTACAGGTCTTCCAGATGCTTATGGTCGTGGACGTATTATCGGTGACTACCGTCGTTTAGCATTATACGGAATTGACTTCTTAATCGCTGAAAAGAAAAAAGACTTATCTAACGTAGGTAACAAAGTGATGACAGATGATGTTATCCGTTTACGTGAAGAAGTGTCTGATCAAATCAAAGCATTAGTTGACATTAAAGAAATGGCGACTTACTACGGATTTGATATTTCTAAACCTGCTAAAAACGCTCAAGAAGCTATCCAATGGTTATACTTCGGTTACTTAGCAGCCATTAAATCTCAAAATGGTGCAGCTATGTCAATCGGACGTATCTCTGCATTCTTAGATATCTATATCCAACGTGATTTAGAAAATGGCGTAATCAACGAAGCTGAAGCACAAGAATTAATTGACCACTTAATTATGAAATTACGTATGGTTAAATTTGCTCGTACGCCTGAATACAACCAATTATTCTCTGGATACCCAATTTGGGCAACATTATCAATTGCTGGTATGGGAATTGACGGACGTTCATTAGTAACTAAAAATGATTTCCGTATCTTACATACATTAACAAACATGGGACCATCTCCAGAACCAAACTTAACAGTATTGTATTCTTCTCATTTACCAGAAGGATTCAGAACTTACGCAGCTAAAATTGCGAAAGAAAGTTCTTCAATCCAATTTGAAAATGACGATTTATTACGTGCTAACTGGGGATCAGATGACTGTGCGATTGCTTGTTGTGTGTCTGCCACTGTTATGGGTAAAGACATGCAATTCTTCGGAGCTCGTGCTAACTTAGCTAAAGCTGTGTTATATGCAATCAACGGTGGGGTTGACGAAGTGACAAAAGCACAAGTTGCACCTCGTTTCCGTCCAATGACTGGTGATACATTAAACTATGATGAATTCATCACTCGTTACAAAGATATGTTAGATTGGTTAGCAGAATTATATGTAAATACATTAAACGTTATCCATTACATGCATGATAAATATGCTTATGAAGCACCACAATTAGCATTCATGGATACTGACTTAAAACGTACATTCGCAACAGGTATCGCTGGTATCTCTCATGCGGCTGATAGTATCATGGCTATCAAACATGGTAACGTACAAGTTATCCGTGACGAAGATGGTTTAGCAGTTGACTATGTACCACAAAATGAGTTCCCAACTTACGGAAATGACAATGAAGAAGCAGATGCTATGGCAAACTGGATCTTAGATTACTTCATGACTCAAATTAAACGTCAACATACTTATAGAAACTCAACACCTACAACATCATTATTAACGATTACTTCTAATGTTGTTTATGGTAAAGCAACTGGTAACACACCAGACGGACGTCGTGCAGGTAAACCATTAGCACCAGGTGCTAACCCAAGTTACCAAGATGGTAAATTCTTAGGTGAGAAAAATGGTCTTTTAGCATCATTAAACTCAACTGCAAGACTTGCTTACACATCAGCTTTAGACGGTATCTCAAATACACAAACTATTAACCCTAATGGTTTAGGTAAAGATGATGATACTCGTATAAACAACTTACGTAACGTAATGGATGGCTACTTCGATAGAGGTGGATACCACTTGAACGTGAACGTCTTTACAACTGACTTATTATTAGACGCTCAAGCTCATCCAGAAAAATATCCAAATTTAACTATCCGTGTATCTGGATACGCAGTTAAATTCCGTGATTTAACTCCAGAACAACAAGCAGACGTTATTTCTCGTACTGCTCATGATAGAATGTAA
- a CDS encoding helix-turn-helix transcriptional regulator: protein MKNNLTKIRKEKRMTQQDLANALDISRQTIISLEKGKYNPSIILALKIGKFFNVAVEDIFLLEDDDE, encoded by the coding sequence ATGAAAAACAATTTAACCAAAATTAGAAAAGAAAAAAGGATGACCCAACAAGATTTAGCTAATGCTTTAGATATTTCACGACAGACTATCATTTCTTTAGAAAAAGGAAAGTATAATCCCTCTATTATACTCGCCTTAAAAATCGGAAAATTTTTTAATGTAGCCGTTGAAGACATCTTTTTACTTGAAGATGATGACGAATAA
- the pflA gene encoding pyruvate formate-lyase-activating protein, protein MTESVTGRIHSTENLGTVDGPGVRFIVFMQGCKMRCQFCHNPDTWKIGGGREVTTDEILEEALRYKSYWGEDGGITISGGEPLLQLDFIIDLFKKAKKHGIHTTVDTCGKPFTFEEPFFSKFNEMLKYTDLFLFDIKHIDQQGHKELTMHTNDNILEMAKYLSDIGQPVWIRHVLVPQRTDYDEFLVRLDDFIKELKNVDKVEVLPYHTMGLFKWKDLGIDYPLKGIDPPTQERVKNAQELLHTADYNKYKEKRPVK, encoded by the coding sequence ATGACAGAATCAGTAACAGGAAGAATTCACTCAACAGAAAATTTAGGGACAGTTGACGGTCCAGGTGTACGTTTTATAGTCTTTATGCAAGGATGTAAAATGCGTTGCCAGTTTTGTCATAATCCTGATACTTGGAAAATCGGTGGAGGACGTGAAGTGACAACTGATGAAATATTAGAAGAAGCTCTACGTTATAAATCTTACTGGGGCGAAGATGGCGGCATTACAATTAGTGGTGGTGAGCCATTACTTCAACTTGATTTCATCATTGATTTGTTTAAAAAAGCAAAAAAACATGGGATTCATACAACGGTGGATACTTGTGGTAAACCATTTACTTTTGAAGAACCATTTTTTAGTAAATTCAATGAAATGTTGAAATACACTGATCTGTTTCTTTTTGATATCAAACATATCGATCAACAAGGTCACAAAGAACTAACAATGCATACTAATGATAACATTCTTGAAATGGCTAAGTATTTATCTGATATTGGTCAACCTGTATGGATTCGACATGTTTTAGTACCGCAAAGAACAGACTATGATGAATTTTTAGTTCGTCTAGACGATTTCATAAAAGAATTAAAAAATGTCGACAAAGTCGAAGTGTTGCCATATCACACAATGGGGCTTTTCAAATGGAAAGACTTAGGAATTGATTACCCATTAAAAGGAATTGACCCACCAACTCAAGAACGAGTAAAAAATGCCCAAGAATTACTTCATACTGCAGACTATAATAAGTATAAAGAAAAGCGCCCGGTTAAATAG
- a CDS encoding PepSY domain-containing protein, giving the protein MKKIILLSSAVLSLGVFAGCSSQSTNSTNTGKSSSSQVASSSSQTKASSSQSTSSSTAASDGTVYNVSLSDAIDTYKENYPDTDITSISLDTSLGKSFYSIEGVDDNKEYELKINTDTKEVKKDREESLDRDEKNGVKRKENKLNLVDMKDMSEIFDIAVKEAGFGKVVDWEIKEKLGVTYWEVSVEEGMTKEVDYKINAQTGEIIETDAD; this is encoded by the coding sequence ATGAAAAAAATTATTTTATTAAGTAGTGCAGTATTATCATTGGGGGTATTTGCTGGGTGCTCATCTCAGTCAACCAACTCAACAAATACAGGAAAATCATCCAGTTCACAAGTAGCTAGTTCAAGTAGTCAAACTAAGGCGTCATCAAGTCAATCCACAAGCAGCTCAACTGCCGCATCTGATGGTACTGTTTATAATGTTAGTTTATCTGATGCCATTGATACATATAAAGAAAATTACCCAGATACAGATATTACATCTATTAGCTTGGACACAAGTTTAGGCAAAAGTTTTTATTCAATTGAAGGGGTAGATGATAACAAAGAATATGAATTAAAAATTAACACAGACACAAAAGAGGTAAAAAAAGATCGCGAAGAATCATTAGATCGTGATGAAAAAAATGGCGTGAAGCGAAAAGAAAACAAATTAAATTTAGTAGATATGAAAGACATGTCAGAAATTTTTGATATTGCAGTCAAAGAAGCCGGTTTTGGTAAAGTAGTGGATTGGGAAATTAAAGAAAAACTAGGTGTTACTTATTGGGAAGTATCTGTTGAAGAAGGTATGACGAAAGAAGTTGATTACAAAATAAATGCTCAAACTGGTGAAATCATTGAAACTGACGCAGATTAA